Genomic DNA from Salvia miltiorrhiza cultivar Shanhuang (shh) chromosome 1, IMPLAD_Smil_shh, whole genome shotgun sequence:
AGAACATCATCAAGGACGTTTCCGATTCGAGGACGAATCGTTTCAAGGAtggagagaatgatgaagatagaattgtataatatattatatctttaattattgatttgtcttgttggtcaagttagtttgtttccttttagatgtttagggttttattataaataggagttttattCATGTTTTAGTGgagtcgaattgagagttaaaatgtagagggtgggattgttcccttctcgcggtgttcttccggtattcatgagtgaatcaacggattaacccttattgtacgtattccggcatacaatggttatcaacggagttcgtatatttatcagtatcaaatatatttacACGCTTCTACCTGCATCAGTTAGTATGATGAAGATAGAatcgtataatatattatatctttaattattgatttgtcttgttggtcaagttagtttgtttccttttagatgtttagggttttagtataaataggagttttatttatgttttaggggagtcgaattgagagttaaaatgtagggggtgggattgttcccttctcgcggtgttcttccggtattcatgagtgaatcaacggattaacccttattgtacgtattccggcatacaatggttatcaacggagttcgtatatttatcagtatcaaatatattttcacgcttctacctgcatcattttttttttctagttgataaattacataagtaaataaataacttaaaagagactcgaacccaagacctcagATCTTAGGCATTAACCATCTACCgttaggccaacacacacacataagattgattatttttatctttcaaGAGTAGGATTTATTCTGTCCCACTCTTTCAATGGGTTAAGAAtaaagcaaaactagcttaaatgataaaaataatgaagGGCCTTAGGATACcctaaagtttcaatccatcaaagtaaacataGGAgtagccttactatttttatctatcaaggctaatccacCAAAATAAACGCCTCATTAGAGAAATCATATGGAAATATATGAATTCGATataaaacacgtatgaattcgctatgTAAATGTctaaattgcgaaaaataaaattttcgctacctatgaaattcgaactcatgaccatgaattcatctaacaaagtgatgaatcaatagtagatcttgatgatctagcgattgaaaatggttcatatattttaaaatgtgtttttattttagctcagaAGTTCAATAGAGaccaatatatattcaaagaacagagaCCAAATCTCATGCGTTgatctaatctaatctaacggtcaacgTTCGTTTGTTCAACATTTAACGAGATTTTGTGTTGAACGTATACAGGGTTCGAACCCCAAAAACTCCaaatattcaataaaattatttgtacgTTCGTTTAACGTTTAACGGgaattactgacatgttcaatagTTCTCCATTCTCTACTTATTTGTTAGTCTCTATAGAACctaaccttatatatatatatatatatatatatacacactatataggggcgcgctccagtgagaccccctatttttcgtgaaacactaggacaatgaataagacatataatactaatgaacaaaacttatatctaacgaacaagatgtatatactggtgaaaaacaaaatttaaaaaattgttaatgaataagacatatatactgatgaacaaggcattatatactgatgaacaatgcactatatactaatgaataataaaatttaaaatattttgctctctccaggattcgaaccctgcaaaaaaaaatctccctccagatacaatatcagccataggattgataaaataaacgcaccagatcgtaccctagatctcattaaaattagggggtctcattggagcggccccctatatatatatatatatatatatatatatatatatatatatatatatatatagagtgagagagagagagagagagtccatTGAGAATGTGTGTGGAGTAAAAACTCCGAATTAGATACTTAAATAAACATAGAAATTTAATGATTAAATGAACATAGAATTTGAATGATTAAAAATACATATTATGTGTGAATAATTCTATTTTAATCTAAGAATACAAATTATTTTAGCTAgacttagagcatccgcaatggggttccttgatagcctatttgatagcctacttgatagtggttgtgttattgagtaggtagtgctgcattggggttccttgatagcctacttgatttttttagtttttaaagaggagagagaaatttttaaagaggagaagagaattaaaaaaaaaaaaaagaaattatcgagcatactcgataactcgagtAGCACTCACTTGCAACGCCTACTCGAGTGGCTACTCGAGTTCTAGTAAGGCATCGAGGATGTCCGTTGCCAATGCTCTTACAAAATAAGAGGATAAGATTGTAAAGTTGATGCACGAATTGGACTCATTctccataaaataaaattatcgcCTAAATAGTGCAAATGGTTGTGGATGATCGTACCAAAAGAATACTCCAtatgtcccattaaaagtgacaTGTATTTCATTTCGGGTCGTTCTATTATAAGTGGTCTGTTTTcataaatagaaaaatttaaTCCTTAAAAAGATGTGGGTCTTACcacttttaataaattaacacttctccttaattctcgtgccaaaaaaTTTCGGGTCACTTATAATGGAGCAGAGAGAGTAAAATTTTGGGATGTTTGATTTGATGGATGtgatagataaaattaataagaTTGGAGGTCAATTAAATAATccacttaattttaattttggaaTGGTAAATAATTACTCAATTGATCGAATGACTAGAGTGCAGATTGAGTTATTAATCATAGCACCGATGAATCCAGTGTGGCATAACTGTATAAGTTGTACCCCCAATTTATAAACATTACTAGTATACgtaaatattagtaaaaaataacttctagtaattttttttatttgtaccTCATTTTGCACGACGTTAGTTCTCATTCGATGAAGCTTGttgaaataaatatacatatatgactTGTCCTTTATCATGTTTTTATTCATCAAGTTGATGTTAATTCTTTTGATTGCTACTATAAGTATAAAGagaatattttttgaaataactTATGTCAAGAATAAGTTGCGAAATAACACgaatgatgaattaataaatgattatttgattattttgtcGAGAGagatattttctattttaatattaaatattttttcacatttatgtttatataattATGTGTTCCAcctctaaatatatatttttttgattcgCATTGCATTATACATAGGCTGAATCATATAaattaaacacttaattaaattaCTTTTCGTCAAAcaaaattttatcaaaaatttacTTTAAACATGCTTACACATCATGTTTCAATCATGCGCGCCTCTTTAACTCTGTAATGATAGACAAAATGAAGCTTCTTCCTCTTCTAATGATAGTACTCTATGGAAGTGGATTTGGGGGTTGGATGTTATTCCTAAAGTGAAGCTCTTTTTATGGCGTTGTCTGGTTAATGCCCTGCCAACTTCTGAGGGTTTGCGTCGTTGTTCGATCGACGTCGATCCTATATGTCGAAGGTGTGGTGAAGCGATCGAAACGGGAGAGCATGCATTAAGAGATTGCAATTGGGTTGCTTTTCTTTGGGAGGTGTCGCCTCTTAAGCTGAAAACGGTGGATGCGCAGAATTCTTCCAATCTTTCCCACTGGATCGACGAGTTCAGGAAGAACAACCATAGAGAGAGTCATACTATTTTTGCTATTGTACTATGGACCATTTGGTACTCCAGAAATCAGTTGCTCTTCAATGAAAAGGAGTTTTCCCATGTTGACTGTCTTCGGATCGCCTCACGTGCAGTTTGGACGAAACCGGTGAGCTCTCAGCCCCCTCAGTCGATGCCTATCGCGAGTGTGTGCTGCCGACAGGGACAAGTTTTGCTTTGGTGTGGTGCGGCGCTTAATGAGCAGGAGGGTTTGGATTTTGGAGTTATCATGAAGGATGCAGATGGCTGTTTGTTAGGAAACAGGTTTGGCTTCATCCCGGGCGTCTTCACGGCGATTGAAGCGGAGGCTAAGGCGGTCTTTGAGGGTCTCCGTCTATGTGAGGATCGCCTCATCCAAGATACAATCTTGGTTATGGATTGCCAACTTTTGTACTGGAAGCTGAAGAAGAACATCCAAGATAATTCATACTTGGGCCAAACTTTGAATGATATTCGACTCAAGGTAGCTGCTCTCCATCACTATGTGTATGGTTGGACACCGCGAGAAGGGAATAACATAGCCGATAGATTAGCAAAGTTTGCTCTCTGTAATCGTTCTCAACCCCAATTTGATGAGGATTGTCCTGTTTAATTTGTTAAACTCTTCCGCTGATTAGTTATGAAGTTTTCttatccctaaaaaaaaaaaaaaaatcctctaTAATGCCACTAAAGTGGTATGCTATTTCTTaacttataatttaatattgtgtttgatatttcataatttaatactCCATATAAAACCAAATATATGGGAGAAACCTAACCACGTTACGAGTTTGGTAACTATCCTAGAAGACAGTTGAGCTagcataaaatatattttcgaTGATGCCTACAAAATTAGTAATAACGTTACAAAATTAGTAATAACGTTAAAAGAAGGTAAAGGTTGAATTATTATAGGAATTGTCTAAAGAAAAGATCTTACTTGAGTGTCGCGAGGAATGGCAGGGGAACACGTGTATGTCGCCCATAAATGGAAATAAAGCACTTTGTATTCAGGGTTCCCAAAATTGATCATATATTGTAATACGTCACatgtttaaaaattttatttaactAAAAATTATACTGGTAAAATGTTTGTACTTAACACGAaaagtatttatattttttttttgttgaaataaATTGTAGTGCATAATTTATACTAAATTTGTACTTTAATGGTTCTGGGTAAGATGCAATTGCAGTATACTTATAAGAATACATAAGTACAATTACTTTATAGGTTATATGCAAGATTTGTAGTTTTTACGTTGAATGAAATTTTTGCTATAGGTCAATCCTCTATGTATGTAGAGGTAGTCTCCTGTATACTTAAGTGTACTGTACACTCGGatataaatgacattaacactaaCACTAATATCATTTTGGTATGACACTAacacaattttattttacaaatgacactatcatgttatataaataatactatcttgaaatgacactaacattatattgaaatgacattaATATTAAATGATACTATCATTATATCGAAATACTATTAATACCTTGGATGTATCGTACAGCCGGGTGTACAGGACTATTGATCAAAAGTAATACTAAGTCGAAATACCATCTCAagtaaaattacaataatttttggatttgctaaagaaaaaaaaattgaaatcgaGGGAATTAATAGAGCATTTATCACGCACATATATAAAGTATAAATTAGTAAAGCACGTTTTGCAATAAATTGAACTATTTTTGTATGGAAAAAATTACCACTCATCAGAAGTTCTCCAATCATAGAGCTTGTTTTTGAATGACAATTGATAATGCACCACATCTATGAGCCAACACAAATATCTTAATTACCCAACAGTCCCAAAGGGAATGCTAGATCCCCCAATTGATTGGTCATATTTTTAAACAATAAAGGgcaaatatcactttaaacctcaaacAATTGGTGCACTATTAATTATATcttgaactattgaaaatattcttttaaattttgaattatcaATTTTGTATTAATTATATCATTTGTCCATTTGTTTGGCTCCGAAAATTTGATGTAGTTCGCCAAATGTCatactatatttaaaattattcttttttaacCTATAtaatcaaaacgacgtcattatatgtcttattaattgaaaatttaaacgGTGAAAAATGGATGaagggtacaattgatacaaaatcaatagttcaaggtttaaaaaaatatttttgatattttaggatataattgatagtgcaaaaatagtttgaggtttaaagtgatatttactcAACAATAAAGCTAAAAGTATATAATATGTATGTTTTATTAAATTGTGATtttattaagatttttttttttaaaaaagaaacccttgaaagcacagagagagcagactaagggtcgggcctcattaaaaccctctTAAAGATAACTCAATGAACAAAAATTTTAAGAGGAAAAAATAGTACCCTTCTAATACAAAGACGAAGAAACAAGAACCAACGGCAAGAAAGAGGTTTGGAAGCAAAATCAGCAATCCCAAGCTTCGGGCTAACCATCACCAGGACATGCTGTAGTACTTCTTTACCCAAACTCGGGGATAACGAGGATGAACGTAGAAGAGCTCCAGACTAACCAGCGTCATCCCATGTCCTTCGCTCACAGACCCCAGACGAAAGTACCACCAGTACAACCCCACGGCCAAGGCCGAAGCCGAACCCGACGCAAGCAATCCCATGCGCATGAAAAACCTGTGGGGTACGCTAAGTGAGCTCAGAATTCATGCTCACCAAGCCATAAACGGAATATGTCCCTCCAAGCCCCAATATCTAGCGCACCAAATAACTGTAAAAGAGCCCAGAGGTCATTCCAAACTCCAGCCTCAACCAATCCTCGATACCTCGCCGCGTCCATCGGAATGAGCTGGCCGCCAAAGCCAGCGAAAAGACACTGGGTCACATGTAGTGTAATTGATAATTATAGTATTTCCttcgtctcattacaaatgtcatactttccataatgagatgtctcattataaatgtcttatttcttttttgacaatatattctctctgtatacttaatatttaaataattttcatcaactcactttatctactaccTTCGTCCACCAAGAGTGTAACACTTTTTGGcggacacgagttttaagaaaaataattgataGATGTGCAAAAAGTAGAAATGAGTGGCTGTTGTTGAATTTAGTGTGGAACCATAAAAAATGAGTGGTTGTAATTAAAATGAGAAAGTGATGTCATTATCTAGTGTTACACTCTTTGTGGACGTCCAATCAGGTAATTGTGTTACACTCTTGGTGGATGGAGGGAATATTaattacatatttcttaattttcgtgcccaaaaataatgaaacatttgtaatgaaaTGGAAGGAGTAATTAGCAATCAAGTCCAATCAGGTAATGAAACATttggaataggattttaaagatgttagatgctttctcgctgcaggtttctcacatctttagagaaggaaacaaggcggccgatataatggctaaccaacaacgttcggaagggtggtggccgcacgagattgaggagattagggctgcggttcgtcttgacatggcttcgcatagccatctgcgtcaaaaacggtagttggggctgatgggtggctgtttggttctaaccgcccgttttgtttttttttttttttttttttttttcccgtggggtgagagccgggatagtttggggacgatggttaggccggagttccggaaactttcccttccgctcttccctactttcgttttgtgtttagacgagtactctttttccttttcacggttttccccactgggttttcagtgaaaaggttttaatgaggttcggcccttagtctgctccttctgtgctttcaagggtttttttggttttttcttttctttttttataaaatcgtcatttaataaaaaatagcaATCAAGTCTCATGAATTAATTTTGTAATATATTTAGCTCGCTAGTGATTTAGTCGACCTAAAATCTAATTGGTAGACGAGTTTTATACGTGCTATTTTTATCCGTATAAATTTTTTCAACATGAATAATTGAGATAtttcatattattaaaataacatatttttgtgtaccttttcaaaaatatattaaagaaACATGGCATTTGATGATGTGAAAATATCTCATTGGTTCACATTACTAAATTTATAGTAGGGAAAATGTCACACTTAAAATTGGGCGGTCAAATAGATTTTCTGTTGccagaaataattaaaaaattagaattatcaCTAAATATATTTATGTAGCTTGAGCCTTGAACAATATGTTAATTGAAGTTTGAACTAAAACTACCACCAAATTAATTTATAGGACTAAATTTTAACTCTTCTTAAGCCGTAAGTCCTGAAACTCTATGTTTAAAAAAGATACATAATCAACTAAAATGctgcaaaataataataataataataataataataataataataataataataataataataataataataataataataataaacgtGTTGGGTCGTAGCTTTTGCATAAAGTTTTGACTAGTCAAAATTCGATAAATTGTACAAGCACTATGTCCTAAAAACATTTTAAGACATCATGTATCAAGCAGCTTTTATCAGGCTTTCATACCTTTTGCTTTGCTAAAAGTTTTCTTTACACATTTCGcacaatttattattattattatttgggaAATGCTTGTACTGGATTTTAGATTTTGGTTCGAGGTATGGCGGCAGATTCGTTAGTTTGATTGTATTATTATAGGATTTGAATAGATTAacaatttataatttgttcaaCTATAACTCAATTAAGTAATTGAATTCATggattgaatatatatatatatatatatatatgtgattgTGTTTCAGTAGTATTATGTCCGTCTCACTtattttgacacatttttctttttagtttataTCATTCataataacatataaaataaatgg
This window encodes:
- the LOC131007086 gene encoding uncharacterized protein LOC131007086, whose product is MSPVNQPFRMFKIISIVATTFCLNNSRNYEHRIERSLTSYTVNMIDPMQNIIKDVSDSRTNRFKDGENDEDRIWIWGLDVIPKVKLFLWRCLVNALPTSEGLRRCSIDVDPICRRCGEAIETGEHALRDCNWVAFLWEVSPLKLKTVDAQNSSNLSHWIDEFRKNNHRESHTIFAIVLWTIWYSRNQLLFNEKEFSHVDCLRIASRAVWTKPVSSQPPQSMPIASVCCRQGQVLLWCGAALNEQEGLDFGVIMKDADGCLLGNRFGFIPGVFTAIEAEAKAVFEGLRLCEDRLIQDTILVMDCQLLYWKLKKNIQDNSYLGQTLNDIRLKVAALHHYVYGWTPREGNNIADRLAKFALCNRSQPQFDEDCPV